The region ATCACGAATACATATATAGAAGTGTAGATTCTTCTCAAGATAATTGCCTGATTAGAAAATGATCATGTAAAAACTCCAATCAACCACAGTAAACAGTTTGCTCAAAATAAATTGAACCAAAcccatttaattatttcacTACACTTTTGACTTGAAGACACAGAATGGTTCTTCATAAGCTCTTCAAATGTCATAATTAAGTGTTATTTTAGTAGCATTGTCACATGCAGCATCACATAAATAATGCACCTCACAGGTCATCCTAACACAGTTCATCGGTTTGTCTAAACTCTTAGCCTCTGACATCTACAATTTCACAGGTGTCATGTTAAGCATTGTCTTGGCTCTCAATGTGACTCCAGCAAAGACATATTTCCTACGTGTTTGTCATCTGTAGTGTCAAATGTCCTTCTCACAAATTATGTGGTTCCTTTCTTATATTGTCTCGTGAACCAACAGTACCCAACCTTTGGCATTTCACACTCCAACAAAGGAACAAACATCCAAgcaaattttcttgttttattataCTATCCAAagtgtattattatattagttttatacaTCATCATTATCTTTTACAGATTTCTTTTCTATCAAACAGAAAGCGAGAGCTTATCTGTGTGTTCAACTTTTACACCCCAAGCAAAGTGGTAAAACAAACCACAAATCACTTCTCTTCACACAGTTAAGGGTGGTTTCTGCATGATTGAACTACTATAGCCTTTTTCATGGTCTACCTTctgttttttattgtctttatcatagagaaagagaaagtaaaGAGGAATAAGAGTTTATAATTGAATAGTGTGAGcctcattatttatttagaagCACAACCACCAATTGGTCTTCACTCACAGACACGGTTTCTCACAAACAAGCTTAGAATAATGTCTTGGATCCTTGTCATTCTGTTCCTCAGCCTCACATATGGTGGTGTTTCTGAGGCTAACCATGACAAGAAGCTTCCTTCTGCTTCTGTGATTGGCACTGTCTACTGTGACACATGTTTTCAACTGGATTTTTCTAGGGGAAGCCATTTTATTTCAGGTCCCTTTTGCTTCTTTTATTGATGCCCTGGTTCAGTTTCATCTCATATCATGTCATACCCCTTAGGTGTTAATTGAACTTGGTGGTTAATGTCTGGTTATTCCCTGTGCAGGTGCCTCGGTAGGTATAGAATGTAAAGATGGGAATTCAGTACCAAGATTCAAGAAAGAAGTGAAAACAGATGAACATGGGGAATTCAAGGTGCAGTTACCTTTCAAAGTGAGGAAACATGTGAGGAAAATCAATGGGTGTACTTTCAAGTTAATAAACAGCAGTGAGCCTCACTGTGCTGTGGCATCAGTTTCCACCTCTTCTTCAATGAGTCTCAAGACAAGAAATCAAAGAGAACACATATTCTCAGCAGGGTTGTTCTCATTCAAGCCTGTAGAAAAGCCAAACTTTTGTAACCAAAAACAAAGTGTTCAAAACTCCAATCCACATGTATCTGTGAAACCCATTTCAGGAATTTTAGCAAAAGTTCAAACCACACTATTCAAATCCAAACCAACCGAAACTTCAGAGAAATCTCAATCAAATAAAGATTTAGCTGAAGATTTCTTTTTTcctccaaatccattttttccaCCACCATTGATTCCTAACCCATTTCAGCCTCCTCCCCTCATTCCAAACCCCTTTCAACCACCTCCTCTTATTCCCAACCCTTTTCAACCACCAAGCCCACCACTCATTCCCAACCCATTCCAGCCACCAAGCCCACCACCCCTCATCCCTAACCCATTCCAGCCTCCTCCAAGCCCACGTGCACCCCTCATTCCTAACCCATTCCAGCCTCCACCCAGCCCACCACCATCTTTGTTTCCTCCTTTTCCACCAATAGTAATACCAGGTTTaacaccatcaccaccaccacctccaccaccagCCCCAATTTTCCCTATTCCTCCTTTCCCTCCACTATTCCCACCTCTATTCCCTCCACCCCACAGTCCTGGCACACCTTCTGCTTCTTCCAAGAATAATTCTCCTTAATTTACTAGATCTTACCGGTCATTGTGTAAAACTTTCTTGACagatatttgtaaaaaaagaaaataaaaagagttaAAGAGGTGATTTTACCTTATtacttcattattttcttctttttatgaatatttattaagaaatttatCTGAATGAGCTTTACATAGTGTACAATATATATGgttatgatatatttatctagACATGCAGAAGGATATGTTGCAGATAAAGTAGCTACtgaggaaataaaaatatacgtTGTTGCTATGTTAGTAATTTTAGTAATAGATATGAGGATTTTGACATCTTAAagcttcaatcttttaaatttatattacttgTGTAATGTGTAATTTGTATCTTTGAATTGTTCTGAAAATGCACACTTATAGTTGTGattttattatacattataaCCATATCATAAATTCAGGGGAACAGATGGTAAGTTTTGTTCATTTTAGATTAGGCTGCGCTCAGGTTGCTTAAGGAGACGTGgagaaaatgaatttattttccatATTGAAATACTGGAGCAATAAACGtttctagaaaataaaatatttttatgtttgattatCATAGGtaaatcaagaaaaagaaattcagTACAGTATGATAAGCTCTCCGAAACAATATCTACAATGTAGCTTCATTAGACAATTCCTGAGGTTGTCAACCTATTATCACATtctgtttaaaaataaaacaataaaaagttcTAAATACAATGTCAAACAACACAGTAGAAATGAATAATCCTGGAAGCACAATTGTTGCataaaaaagagagataaaataAGTTTAGCAACAACTACATTAAAAAAGAGAATATAAATTGTTGAATATCAAAAGGATAATAGCTGAGAAATAACTTTACTTTTTTCTAAGGATGAgcttaaataaataagtaatgattttaaaaaacaatttttaaaacactcatttatttaaaaccaaataaaatatgCAGGTCAATGAGAAAGTAGAATACCTCTGACTAAGAAAAAACGATAACTCTTGAGCATGTTCCTAATCTGCCGATTAATAAAGCAACATTCTGAGATATCTTCCTCATCTTGATGTAACATATCCACTATTACTTTGCAATCTGATGCCAATAGTTCAACAAGCTATTTTGAAAGATTAAAGTATAGCAAAAGTCTTTCCCTCACATTCAGTTATTATAGCATATACATATTGAAAtatcctctttttttttattctatttaatcctttatgtctaaatatttttattaagtaaaagacattaaaaataataaatatatacaaaagctcaaatgaaatcatttttaagagCTTAAAAcgattaaatttgtttataaataaacCTAAATAAATAACTACACATTCTTCTCCCTCAAATTTTCTGTATGGAAACAATTATCTTTGAAATGTTAAAACTGAATCAGTACTtaactaaaacaaatataacttCCCTATAAAcactgaaaataaaattatcaatcaTTCAATTAAGTAGTTTAACTTCCCTATAAACACTGAAAATAAAACTTCAATTATTATTCACAAACATAGGCAGGCCATATCTCTTGACTGATCATCATGACAAACTGGCAGATGATTTTGAAAGGAAACCAGATCAGATAGCCCACAAGAACAAAACCTCATCTGCATCACATAAATACCTAAAACGAACAGGACCACAAGTTAGTTTGCATGGTGAAACTAACATTAATGTGAAAGCAAATGTTGTTGATAATCCAATTCCAAAAACTACTGCAATACTTGATGCAGATTAAAGATATAGATACCATTAGAGCACAAAGGGTTTGTAAAGCAAGAGCAAAATGTTTGAGACTAGGAAATTTTGCATAGAGTTATAACAAGATTGAAGGTCATAATGGTGTACCACTGCAGAGTCAAAGCAA is a window of Vigna unguiculata cultivar IT97K-499-35 chromosome 4, ASM411807v1, whole genome shotgun sequence DNA encoding:
- the LOC114182277 gene encoding gibberellin-regulated protein 14-like; this translates as MSWILVILFLSLTYGGVSEANHDKKLPSASVIGTVYCDTCFQLDFSRGSHFISGASVGIECKDGNSVPRFKKEVKTDEHGEFKVQLPFKVRKHVRKINGCTFKLINSSEPHCAVASVSTSSSMSLKTRNQREHIFSAGLFSFKPVEKPNFCNQKQSVQNSNPHVSVKPISGILAKVQTTLFKSKPTETSEKSQSNKDLAEDFFFPPNPFFPPPLIPNPFQPPPLIPNPFQPPPLIPNPFQPPSPPLIPNPFQPPSPPPLIPNPFQPPPSPRAPLIPNPFQPPPSPPPSLFPPFPPIVIPGLTPSPPPPPPPAPIFPIPPFPPLFPPLFPPPHSPGTPSASSKNNSP